The Haloterrigena turkmenica DSM 5511 genome includes the window ACCGACTCGAGGTCGATCGACGGACCGTCGGCATCGTCGTCGAACATGTCGTCGAGCACTGCGCGCGCCTCGTCGACCGGCAGTTCGTGGAGTGCCGGCGCCGCCGACGAGTCGAGGGTCTCGAGGAGCGGTTTGAGGTCCGGATGGGGCTCTGGAGCACGGCTTGGTGTCATATCACGGGACACTCATCGGCGGAACAAAAAGATATGCGCATCTGCACGTCGGGAGCACACGCGACGTCGATCCGTTCCACACCGCTTATTTCGGTTCGGCGCGGCCCTTCGAGCAATGCCAAACGAGGAACTCATCGCGGCCCTGCGGGACGCGGAGGCGGTCAAGTTCGGCGAGTTCAAACTCTCCCACGGCGGCACCAGCGAGTACTACGTCGACAAGTACCTCTTCGAGACCGATCCCGACTGTCTCGAGGCCATCGCCGAGGCCTTCGCGGAGCGACTCGATGCGGACGACAAACTCGGCGGCGTCGCGCTGGGCGGGGTCCCCCTCGCCGCGGCGACCAGCGTCGCGGCCGGCGTCCCCTACGTCATCGCGCGCAAGCAGCGCAAGGAGTACGGCACCGGGAACCTGATCGAGGGCCGACTCGAGGACGGCGAGGAGGTCGTCGTCGTCGAGGACATCGTGACGACGGGGACGAGCCTCGTCGAGGCCGTCGAGGCGCTCCGAGAGGCGGGCGCGACCGTCGAGCGCGCGCTGGTCGTCGTCGACCGCGAGGAGGGCGGCCGCGAGAACGTCGAGGACGCCGGCGTCGAAATGGAGGCGCTGGTGACCGCGAGCGACCTACTCGAGTCGCAGTGAGTTCCGCGGCGGCCGACGAAGACGCCGACGGCGCCGGCGGCTACTGCCCGTAGGACTCGAACTTCTCGAGCACCGTCTCCAACTGCTCGTCCGACAGCGTCCGCGGCTCGAGGCCGGCGGCACGGGTCTGGAGGTACAGCCGAGCCAGGCTCTCGACGTGGTGGGTGTTCTCGAGTGCGGTCTCTACGTCCGACGCCGTGACGACGAGGCCGTGGTTTTCGATGAGCGTCGCGGTCGCCTCGGCCTCGTCCATCGCCCGGACGATGTGTTCGGCCAACTCGTCGGTGCCGTAGGGCGCGTACTCGGCGACGGGGACGCGCTTGCCGACCGCGACGATCATGTAGTGGATCGGCGGCAGCGGCTCGCGGGCGACCGCCAGCGTCGTCGACCACGGCGAGTGAGTGTGGACGATCGCGCCGACGTCCTCACGCCGGTAGATCGCGGCGTGCATCGGCACTTCGCTGCTCGGGGCCATCTCGCCGTCGCGCCGGTCGCCGTCGACGCCGACGACCGGGACGTCCGCGGCGTCGAACCCATCGTACGGGACGCCGGTCGGCGTGATCGCGAAGGCGTCGCCGGTCTCGCCGTCGCGAACGCTCAGGTTGCCCGTCCGGCCCGGCGTCAACGCGGCGAGATCCGGCGCGTGCTCGACCACTGCTCGGCGCTCGTCCTCGAGGGTCATCGGATCACCTCCAACAGTTCGTCGAACGCGTCGATCCGGTAGTCCGGTTTCCGATCGCCCTCGAGCGCTCCGTCTACCTCGACACGAGGATCGAACAGGACCGTCTCGAGGCCGACCGCGTTCGCGCCGACGACGTCCGCGTCGACGTTGTCACCCACCATCACGGTCTCCGAGGCGCGCCGGTCGAGGCGCGCGAGCGGGAGCGTGAACATGACCGACCCCGGCTTCTCGCGGCCCGTCTCCTCGGACGTCAGGAGGAGATCGATCCCGTCCGCGAGCCCCAAGCGCTCGAGTTTCGCGAGCTGGATCCGCGTCGTCAGATTGGTCACGATCCCGACGTCGATACCGCGGTTCCGCAGGTCTGCGAGCGTCTCCTCGACCTTCGGATAGCACGTCATCTCCGCGAGGTAGGCGTCCCAGAACGCCTCGCCGAGGGCCTTCGCGTCGCCCGGTCTGGCCGTTTCCGCGTGCAGTTCGAGCCCGCGCTTGAAGTA containing:
- the pyrE gene encoding orotate phosphoribosyltransferase; the protein is MPNEELIAALRDAEAVKFGEFKLSHGGTSEYYVDKYLFETDPDCLEAIAEAFAERLDADDKLGGVALGGVPLAAATSVAAGVPYVIARKQRKEYGTGNLIEGRLEDGEEVVVVEDIVTTGTSLVEAVEALREAGATVERALVVVDREEGGRENVEDAGVEMEALVTASDLLESQ
- a CDS encoding class II aldolase/adducin family protein yields the protein MTLEDERRAVVEHAPDLAALTPGRTGNLSVRDGETGDAFAITPTGVPYDGFDAADVPVVGVDGDRRDGEMAPSSEVPMHAAIYRREDVGAIVHTHSPWSTTLAVAREPLPPIHYMIVAVGKRVPVAEYAPYGTDELAEHIVRAMDEAEATATLIENHGLVVTASDVETALENTHHVESLARLYLQTRAAGLEPRTLSDEQLETVLEKFESYGQ
- a CDS encoding HAD family hydrolase; translated protein: MSIDAALFDLDDTLYPYPPCKEAGKEAAFEAARELGYDLDRAGFESLYRAGRREVKREVPGTAASHERFLYFKRGLELHAETARPGDAKALGEAFWDAYLAEMTCYPKVEETLADLRNRGIDVGIVTNLTTRIQLAKLERLGLADGIDLLLTSEETGREKPGSVMFTLPLARLDRRASETVMVGDNVDADVVGANAVGLETVLFDPRVEVDGALEGDRKPDYRIDAFDELLEVIR